One genomic window of Cercospora beticola chromosome 5, complete sequence includes the following:
- a CDS encoding uncharacterized protein (MEROPS:MER0036039) gives MNQWNNPSPFPSPPLAQPPTVYQPLHPSLRGLLDPEYVAFHDTCLQYLIPEEQLKWDTSTRSRLPTLASPSAELKVGQKRDIQLEHCAVRVFVPESSQHVPRYPVLLWFHSGGWVSGGLDSENDFLTYVCQTSQCIVITVDYRLAPEHPYPAAAEDALEALTWLRKEAAKYYPVDLERVAIGGHSTGGNLAAVLVLEAACLFPSFKPVLMLLIVPVIDNTATPGNGWYNLNAPWLTHSRLLWYRSMYLPEGPSHEDDYSTREKWQISPNLAPSKVLSKCPRTWIAVAEYDLLATETLAFSSQLRASGVEASVKMYNGSTHGILALNGILSKGRELMLDAVQALNEVFWPVRMDPLMGWALSA, from the exons ATGAACCAATGGAATAATCCGAGCCCATTTCCTAGTCCACCGCTAGCACAGCCACCTACAGTTTATCAGCCTCTTCATCCATCTCTGAGAGGTCTCTTGGACCCAGAGTATGTTGCTTTCCACGACACATGCCTCCAGTACTTAATTCCAGAGGAACAGCTCAAATGGGACACTTCGACTAGGTCTCGTCTGCCTACATTAGCAAGTCCGTCTGCGGAACTGAAAGTTGGGCAGAAGCGTGACATCCAGCTTGAACACTGCGCTGTGCGTGTTTTCGTACCAGAGTCGAGTCAACATGTACCTCGGTACCCAGTTTTGTTATGGTTCCATTCGGGAGGGTGGGTGAGTGGAGGACTGGACAGCGAGAACGACTTTCTCACGTATGTCTGCCAAA CTTCTCAGTGCATTGTGATCACTGTTGATTACCGCCTCGCGCCCGAGCATCCTTAcccggcagcagcagaagatgccCTGGAAGCCCTGACATGGCTCAGAAAAGAGGCAGCAAAATACTATCCCGTCGATCTTGAGCGAGTAGCAATCGGCGGCCACTCTAC TGGTGGAAACCTGGCGGCAGTGCTTGTCCTGGAAGCTGCTTGCTTGTTTCCTTCCTTTAAGCCAGTTTTGATGTTGCTGATCGTGCCTGTGATCGATAACACGGCGACTCCAGGCAACGGGTGGTACAATCTGAATGCTCCATGGCTGACACACTCGAGGTTGTTGTGGTATCGGAGCATGTACCTGCCAGAAGGGCCTAGCCACGAAGACGACTACTCCACCCGAGAAAAATGGCAGATATCTCCGAACCTGGCACCTAGCAAAGTGCTGTCGAAATGTCCCCGGACTTGGATCGCTGTTGCAGAGTATGATTTGTTGGCAACCGAAACATTGGCGTTCTCCAGTCAACTTCGTGCGTCTGGAGTCGAAGCGAGTGTCAAGATGTATAATGGCTCTACACATGGCATTTTGGCCCTCAATGGGATACTGAGCAAGGGCCGAGAGCTTATGCTTGATGCTGTGCAAGCGCTTAACGAAGTCTTTTGGCCCGTGAGAATGGATCCTTTGATGGGATGGGCCCTTTCCGCTTGA
- a CDS encoding uncharacterized protein (BUSCO:EOG09265GSM) gives MGGGGGHGGAGLKDVNDPHRLVKGEWGDPGSLRQKGIVTYAISGNRVNPLAGTFKAAIFNTFRRTRGQIFYWGIPMFVAYSAMQWATERNEYLNSKAGIAEYGGQE, from the exons atgggtggaggaggcggccATGGCGGCGCCGGTCTGAAGGACGTAAACGATCCTCATAG ACTTGTGAAGGGCGAGTGGGGAGATCCTGGGTCCTTGCGCCAAAAGGGCATCGTTACATATGCAATTTCTGG CAATCGCGTCAATCCACTGGCCGGAACTTTCAAAGCTGCGATCTTCAACACGTTTCGAAGGACTCGAGGGCAGATATTTTATTGGGGTATTCCTATGTTCGTGGCGTATAGTGCTATGCAGTGGGCAACTGAAAG GAATGAGTATTTGAATTCGAAAGCCGGCATTGCCGAGTATGGTGGACAAGAATAG